The following is a genomic window from Aquificota bacterium.
ATTTTGACCCTTTCCCAGAGGAATTATTGGAAGATTAACTTGCTTTTGCTCCTTCCTTAATATCCCTATCTGGCACTATAAGGGAAAGGTTTTCACCGTCGGAAAGGGCAAGAACCATGCCTTGGGATTCTACGCCAAAGATCTTCCTTGGTTTTAGGTTGGCAAGCATAAGCACCTTCTTCCCTACAAGCTCCTCTGGGCTATAAAACTTGGCTATGCCAGCCATAAGAGTCCTTTCTTCCTCTCCAAGGGAGACCCTTAGCTTTAAAAGCTTTTCCGAACCTTCCACCCTCTC
Proteins encoded in this region:
- the metG gene encoding methionine--tRNA ligase subunit beta, which produces MELVGIEDFLKLDIRLAKIVSAERVEGSEKLLKLRVSLGEEERTLMAGIAKFYSPEELVGKKVLMLANLKPRKIFGVESQGMVLALSDGENLSLIVPDRDIKEGAKAS